GCGGTCGCTCAGGGGCGGTCGGCCACGAGCACGAGGGTGCCGGGGACGAGCTCGCCGCGCAGGCGGCTCCACCCGCCCCAGACGGCGTCGCCGGACTGCCACTCGGGTTCGACGAGGTCCTGCACGACGAGGCCGGAGCCGACGAGCAGGCGCACCCAGTCCCCGACGGTCCGGTGGTGCTCGGCGTAGGTGACGGTGCCGTGCTCGTCGGCCTCGACGTAGGCGTTCCGGTCGAAGTACGAGTGCGTCACGGTCAGCCCCTCCCGGCCGGGCACGTCGGGCAACGCCCACCGCAGCGGGTGCGGCACGCTCGCGACGAACCGGCCACCCGGCCGCAGCACGCGGGCGGCCTCGGCGAGCACCCGGCCGGCGTCGGCGACGAAGGGCAGGGCCCCGTAGGACGTGAACACCACGTCGAACGCCGCGCCCGGGAACGGCAGCACCCGGGCGTCGCACTGCACGAGCGGCACCCCCGCCGCGCGCGCCGCGACGGCGCCCTCGCGCAGCATCCCGTGGGAGAGGTCGGTCGCCACGACGCGCGCCCCCCGGCCGGCGACCCAGCGCGCGCACTGCGCAGCCCCGGCCCCGACCTCCAGGACGTCGCGGCCCCGCAGCTCCCCCAGCAGGTGCGCCTCCTGCTCGCGCAGACCGTCCGGTCCCCACACGAGGTCGGAGCCGGGCCTGGCGTCCCCGAGGAACGCGCCGTGCTCGCGGCGGTACTCCGCGGCCTCGGCGTCCCACCAGGACCGTTGCGCGGCAACGGTCTCGGCGGCGCCCACGGGACGGCGGCCGACGCTGGGCTGGGCGGTCTGCTCGGGGTCCACGCGGCGATCCTGCCAGTGCCGCCGCGCCGTCGCCGGGGGCGCTTTGCCCGCCTCCGGCCGCGCCGGTAGTCTTGGACGGCGCGCGTCCAGTGGTCCCACCACGAGGTGGAGTGACTGCTCCCCCCACAGGGTGACGGCCCGACGGACGCGCGTGACGACCGGGAACCCCCGGGCGTGCACCTACGACTGTCCCTGACGGAGCCCCTACCTCCATGACGACCACCACGACCGCGCCGGCGGGCACCACTCCTCAGATCGCGATCAACGACATCGGATCGGCTGAGGACTTCCTTGCCGCGGTCGACGCGACCATCAAGTACTTCAACGACGGTGACATCGTCTCCGGCACCATCGTGAAGGTCGACCGTGACGAGGTCCTCCTCGACATCGGTTACAAGACCGAGGGTGTCATCCCCTCGCGCGAGCTCTCGATCAAGCACGACGTCGACCCCAACGAGGTCGTGGGCGTCGGCGACGAGGTCGAGGCCCTGGTCCTCCAGAAGGAGGACAAGGAAGGCCGCCTGATCCTGTCCAAGAAGCGCGCCCAGTACGAGCGCGCCTGGGGCACGATCGAGGCCAAGAAGGAAGCCGACGAGGTCGTCGAGGGCACCGTCATCGAGGTCGTCAAGGGTGGGCTCATCCTCGACATCGGCCTCCGTGGCTTCCTGCCCGCGTCGCTGGTCGAGATGCGTCGCGTCCGCGACCTGCAGCCCTACGTGGGCCAGAAGATCGAAGCCAAGATCATCGAGCTGGACAAGAACCGCAACAACGTGGTCCTGTCCCGCCGCGCCTGGCTCGAGCAGACCCAGTCCGCGGTCCGCCAGAACTTCCTCACGACCCTGCAGAAGGGTCAGGTCCGTTCCGGCGTCGTCTCCTCGATCGTCAACTTCGGTGCGTTCGTGGACCTCGGCGGCGTCGACGGTCTGGTGCACGTCTCCGAGCTGTCCTGGAAGCACATCGACCACCCCTCCGAGGTCGTCGAGGTCGGCCAGGAGGTCACGGTCGAGGTCCTGGACGTCGACATGGACCGCGAGCGCGTGTCCCTGTCGCTCAAGGCGACGCAGGAAGACCCGTGGCAGCAGTTCGCCCGGACCCACGCGATCGGTCAGGTCGTCCCGGGCAAGGTCACCAAGCTCGTCCCGTTCGGTGCGTTCGTGCGCGTCGACGACGGCATCGAGGGCCTGGTCCACATCTCCGAGCTGGCCGAGCGCCACGTCGAGGTGCCGGAGCAGGTCGTCCAGGTCAACAGCGACATCTTCGTCAAGGTCATCGACATCGACCTCGAGCGTCGCCGGATCTCGCTGTCGCTGAAGCAGGCCACCGAGTCCCTCGCCGCCGCCGGCGACGAGTTCGACCCGTCGCTCTACGGCATGGCCGCGGACTACGACGAGCAGGGGAACTACAAGTACCCCGAGGGCTTCGACCCCGAGACGAACGAGTGGCTCGAGGGCTACGAGACCCAGCGCGAGGAGTGGGAGGGCCAGTACGCCCTCGCCCACGAGCGCTGGGAGCAGCACAAGAAGCAGGTCGCCGAGGCCGCCGAGGCCGAGGCGAAGGCCGAGGCCGAGGGCACCACGGCGACCGCCTCGAGCAGCAGCTCCAGCAGCAGCAGCTCGTCGTCGGCTCCGTCGTCCTACACCTCGGAGGCTCCGGAGGCCGCGGGCACGCTCGCGTCCGACGAGGCCCTCGCCGCCCTTCGCGAGAAGCTGACCGGCGGCAACTGAGGCCAGTAGCCCAGGTGCCTCGCTGAGCTGAGGTGCGAAGGCCCCGACCGGGATCCCGGTCGGGGCCTTCGTGCGTCCGGCGCCGTGCGCAGGCGTCGAGGGTCCGCGACGACGACGTGCGGACCGGTCAGCGCAGGACGGGCGGGGGAGCGGTGCTCGACCGCACGACGAGTTCGGGGCTGACGCTGCCCGGCTCGACGACCCGGTCCCGCAACCGCCCCAGGAGCACGCGGACGCACCGCTTGCCGATCTCGGCGAAGTCCTGGTGCACCGTCGTCAGCGGCGGGGCGAAGTAGGCGGCCTCGGGCACGTCGTCGAACCCCACGACCGACACGTCGTCGGGGACCCGCAGACCCTTGCCCGCCAACGCGCTCAGGGCGCCGACGGCCATCGCGTCGTTGGCGACGAAGAGGGCCGTGACCTCCTGCAGCGGCAGGTCGAGGGCGGCCGCGTGTCCGGAGGCGGCCGTCCAGTCCCCGCGCACGGGCCGGGGCACGACGCGCAGCCGTTCCACGAGGGCCGTCCGCCAGCCGGTGGAACGGGCGCGGGACTCGGCCCAGTCGGTCGGGCCTCCGAGGTGGTGGACGGTGCGGTGGCCGAGGTCGAGCAGGTGGTCGGTCGCGGCGCGGGCGGCGGCGACCTCGGCCCAGTAGGCGTCGGCGACGCCGGCTCCGTCGAGGCCGGGGGCGAGCACGCACGGGAAGGCGGCGTCCACGGCGCGGACCGCGTCCTGCGCCTCGTCCTCGGGCACGACGGCGATCGCCCCGTCGACGAACTGCGCGCGCAGGTCTTCCAGGGCCTCCTGGACGCTGGCCGTGGTGAGCTCGGGCAGCATCACGAGGGACACGGAGTAGCCGGTGGCCCGGGCCGCCTCCTGGATCCCCTGCAGGGTCATCGCCGCCCCGTAGAGGGCGGCGTTGGCGGCGACGACGCCGATGCGGTGCGAGCGCTTTGTGACGAGGGTGCGGGCCGCGACGTTGGGGCGGTAGCCGATCTCGGCGATCGCGGCCTCGACCCGTTCCCGCGTGCGCCGCGCGACGGACGGGCTGCCGCGCACGACGCGGGAGACGGTCTGCTGGGAGACGCCGGCGAGCTGGGCGACGTCGGCCAGGACGGGGACGCGCGCCTCGGCGTCGGGGCCGGAGCCCCGCTCGTCGGAGTCCGCGGACATGACGGTCCCGCTTCCTGCAGGCCGTTCCTCGGCAGCGAGGAGCGGTGGTGGATGGGTGGCGAGGGAGCGTCGCACCGTCCTCGCGGCAGCAGAGTAACCCAGGAACCGGCGTGCACAGCCGCCTGCGGGCAAGCTGGGTGCAACCGGGTGATCCGCTTGACGAGCCCGTTTGGCAACGCTAACAATGAGGACATCCGAACGACCTGCGGGTGGCGACGAGACGAGGAAGCTCGGCTCCCACCGGCAGCCCCCAGCGCCACCACGGCGCACATCCCCATCCCGTCGCGGCCGGACGCCGCGCGGGTTCACGAGGTACAGAGGAGTCCCGCCGTGATGAAACGCCGCAGTGCCCTTGCCGTCTTCGGTGCCGGCCTGGCCCTGACCCTCGCCGCCTGTGGCGGCGGCGGTGCCGGGACCGGTGCCGACGGAGGCAGCAGCAGCGCCCCCGCCGACAAGGGCGACATCACCGTCGGCGTCGCGATGCCGACCCAGACCTCCGAGCGCTGGATCGCGGACGGCAACAACGTCAAGGCGGGTCTGGAGAAGGCCGGCTACAAGGTCGACCTCCAGTACGCCAACGACGACATCCCGACCCAGTCGCAGCAGATCGACCAGATGATCACCAAGGGCGACAAGGTCCTCATCGTCGCGGCGATCGACGGCACCGCGCTCTCGAGCCAGCTGTCCTCGGCGGCCTCCGCCGGCATCAAGGTCATCTCCTACGACCGCCTCATCCGCGGTTCCAAGGACGTCGACTTCTACGTCTCCTTCGACAACTACAAGGTCGGTGTGCAGCAGGGCACCTCGCTGCTGACCGGTCTCGGCCTGAAGAACGCCGACGGGTCCGAGGGCACCGCCGCCGGCCCGTTCAACGTCGAGCTGTTCGCGGGTTCGCTGGACGACAACAACGCCCAGTTCTTCTGGGACGGCGCGTACGACACGCTCAAGCCGTACATCGACTCCGGCAAGCTCAAGGTGAAGTCCGGCCAGACGAAGATCGACCAGGCCGCGATCCTCCGGTGGCAGCAGGAGACCGCGCAGAAGCGCATGGAGGACCTGCTGACCTCCGCGTACAACGACGGCAGCAAGGTCGACGGCGTCCTGTCGCCCTACGACGGCATCTCCCGCGGCATCATCACCGCGCTGCAGAACGCCGGCTACGGCGGGTC
This genomic interval from Kineococcus endophyticus contains the following:
- a CDS encoding class I SAM-dependent methyltransferase, yielding MDPEQTAQPSVGRRPVGAAETVAAQRSWWDAEAAEYRREHGAFLGDARPGSDLVWGPDGLREQEAHLLGELRGRDVLEVGAGAAQCARWVAGRGARVVATDLSHGMLREGAVAARAAGVPLVQCDARVLPFPGAAFDVVFTSYGALPFVADAGRVLAEAARVLRPGGRFVASVPHPLRWALPDVPGREGLTVTHSYFDRNAYVEADEHGTVTYAEHHRTVGDWVRLLVGSGLVVQDLVEPEWQSGDAVWGGWSRLRGELVPGTLVLVADRP
- the rpsA gene encoding 30S ribosomal protein S1, with the translated sequence MTTTTTAPAGTTPQIAINDIGSAEDFLAAVDATIKYFNDGDIVSGTIVKVDRDEVLLDIGYKTEGVIPSRELSIKHDVDPNEVVGVGDEVEALVLQKEDKEGRLILSKKRAQYERAWGTIEAKKEADEVVEGTVIEVVKGGLILDIGLRGFLPASLVEMRRVRDLQPYVGQKIEAKIIELDKNRNNVVLSRRAWLEQTQSAVRQNFLTTLQKGQVRSGVVSSIVNFGAFVDLGGVDGLVHVSELSWKHIDHPSEVVEVGQEVTVEVLDVDMDRERVSLSLKATQEDPWQQFARTHAIGQVVPGKVTKLVPFGAFVRVDDGIEGLVHISELAERHVEVPEQVVQVNSDIFVKVIDIDLERRRISLSLKQATESLAAAGDEFDPSLYGMAADYDEQGNYKYPEGFDPETNEWLEGYETQREEWEGQYALAHERWEQHKKQVAEAAEAEAKAEAEGTTATASSSSSSSSSSSSAPSSYTSEAPEAAGTLASDEALAALREKLTGGN
- a CDS encoding LacI family DNA-binding transcriptional regulator, producing the protein MSADSDERGSGPDAEARVPVLADVAQLAGVSQQTVSRVVRGSPSVARRTRERVEAAIAEIGYRPNVAARTLVTKRSHRIGVVAANAALYGAAMTLQGIQEAARATGYSVSLVMLPELTTASVQEALEDLRAQFVDGAIAVVPEDEAQDAVRAVDAAFPCVLAPGLDGAGVADAYWAEVAAARAATDHLLDLGHRTVHHLGGPTDWAESRARSTGWRTALVERLRVVPRPVRGDWTAASGHAAALDLPLQEVTALFVANDAMAVGALSALAGKGLRVPDDVSVVGFDDVPEAAYFAPPLTTVHQDFAEIGKRCVRVLLGRLRDRVVEPGSVSPELVVRSSTAPPPVLR
- the chvE gene encoding multiple monosaccharide ABC transporter substrate-binding protein, coding for MKRRSALAVFGAGLALTLAACGGGGAGTGADGGSSSAPADKGDITVGVAMPTQTSERWIADGNNVKAGLEKAGYKVDLQYANDDIPTQSQQIDQMITKGDKVLIVAAIDGTALSSQLSSAASAGIKVISYDRLIRGSKDVDFYVSFDNYKVGVQQGTSLLTGLGLKNADGSEGTAAGPFNVELFAGSLDDNNAQFFWDGAYDTLKPYIDSGKLKVKSGQTKIDQAAILRWQQETAQKRMEDLLTSAYNDGSKVDGVLSPYDGISRGIITALQNAGYGGSGTKMPVITGQDAEIASVKLINDGVQYSTIFKDTRKLADQAVTAATALVEGKEPEANDTKTYDNGVKVVPSYLLESQVVTKDNVKSALVDTGYYTQAEVDAGKAS